The following proteins are co-located in the Tardibacter chloracetimidivorans genome:
- the cobT gene encoding cobaltochelatase subunit CobT, producing the protein MAEKNPLEDFRQALGAAARALAHDPEAELGYTADAPGMSEKSMKVPIPGRNLTSRQIAEARGWADAFALKLRHHNAAAHAKSRPVEPVARAVFDALEQVRVEALGAREMEGVAANLSQMVETRVQADPIVRARNKAEVPLATAVALMLREKLTGEAPPAQAITPLMLVRDEILEKAGGDLDALEGALADQQAFADLSTRLLRDLDLLDAEAQPEIDQDETSENEGEDESQPGEDGEDQDDSGGAQDQQVDARPELSDGEGEEDDQGEAEGEGDGETDADLGEDGAEGMLPVRPNRPFSDLAPGFDYRAYTQMFDETVAAQELCDEEELTRLRAYLDQQLIHLQGAVSKLANRLQRRLMAQQNRSWDFDQEEGLLDSARLSRIIANPSHSLSYKVERDTEFRDTVVTLLIDNSGSMRGRPISIAAISADILARTLERCGVKVEILGFTTRAWKGGQSREKWLAEGRPALPGRLNDLRHIIYKTADAPWRRARKNLGLMMREGLLKENIDGEALLWAHGRLIARPEDRRILMVISDGAPVDDSTLSVNSGAYLEKHLRQVIHWIENRSPVELIAIGIGHDVTRYYRDAVTIMDAEQLGGTMVERLAELFDEDGAPQRAAYRA; encoded by the coding sequence TTGGCCGAGAAAAATCCCCTTGAGGATTTCCGGCAGGCGCTCGGCGCGGCCGCCCGCGCCCTTGCGCACGATCCGGAGGCGGAGCTGGGCTATACCGCCGACGCTCCGGGCATGTCCGAAAAGTCGATGAAGGTGCCGATCCCGGGGCGCAATCTCACGTCCCGGCAGATCGCCGAGGCGCGCGGCTGGGCCGATGCCTTTGCGCTGAAGCTGCGCCACCACAATGCCGCCGCCCATGCGAAGTCCCGCCCGGTGGAGCCGGTCGCCCGCGCCGTGTTCGATGCGCTGGAGCAGGTGCGGGTGGAGGCGCTTGGCGCGCGGGAGATGGAGGGCGTCGCCGCCAATCTTTCGCAGATGGTCGAAACGCGGGTCCAGGCCGATCCGATCGTCCGCGCGCGCAACAAGGCCGAAGTGCCGCTTGCGACGGCCGTGGCGCTGATGCTTCGCGAAAAGCTCACGGGCGAAGCGCCGCCCGCGCAGGCGATCACGCCGCTGATGCTGGTGCGGGACGAGATTCTAGAAAAGGCCGGTGGCGACCTCGACGCGCTGGAAGGCGCGCTTGCCGATCAGCAGGCGTTCGCCGATCTTTCCACCCGGCTGCTGCGCGATCTCGACCTGCTCGATGCCGAGGCGCAGCCCGAAATCGATCAGGACGAGACCAGCGAGAACGAAGGCGAGGACGAATCCCAGCCGGGCGAGGACGGCGAGGATCAGGACGACAGCGGCGGCGCTCAGGATCAGCAGGTCGACGCCCGGCCCGAGCTGTCGGACGGCGAGGGCGAGGAGGACGATCAGGGCGAGGCCGAGGGCGAGGGCGACGGTGAAACCGACGCCGACCTTGGCGAAGACGGCGCGGAGGGCATGCTGCCCGTGCGGCCCAACCGGCCGTTCTCCGATCTTGCGCCCGGCTTTGATTATCGCGCCTACACCCAGATGTTCGATGAAACCGTCGCCGCGCAGGAACTGTGCGACGAGGAGGAGCTGACGCGCCTGCGCGCCTATCTGGATCAGCAGCTCATCCATCTGCAGGGGGCCGTGTCCAAGCTCGCCAACCGGCTCCAGCGCCGCCTCATGGCGCAGCAGAACCGGAGCTGGGATTTCGATCAGGAGGAAGGGCTGCTCGATAGCGCCCGGCTATCGCGCATCATCGCCAACCCCTCGCATTCGCTGTCCTACAAGGTGGAGCGCGACACCGAATTTCGCGATACGGTCGTGACGCTGCTGATCGACAATTCCGGGTCGATGCGCGGACGGCCGATCTCGATTGCGGCCATCTCGGCGGATATTCTCGCCCGCACGCTGGAACGCTGCGGTGTGAAGGTGGAGATTCTGGGCTTCACCACCCGCGCATGGAAGGGCGGCCAGTCGCGCGAGAAATGGCTGGCGGAAGGGCGGCCCGCGCTGCCCGGCCGTCTCAACGACCTGCGCCACATCATCTACAAGACCGCCGACGCGCCCTGGCGGCGCGCGCGCAAGAACCTGGGCCTGATGATGCGCGAGGGCCTGCTCAAGGAGAATATCGACGGCGAGGCGCTGCTCTGGGCGCATGGGCGGCTGATCGCCCGGCCGGAGGATCGCCGGATATTGATGGTGATTTCAGACGGCGCGCCGGTGGATGATTCCACCCTGTCGGTCAATTCCGGCGCTTATCTTGAAAAGCATCTGCGGCAGGTGATCCACTGGATCGAGAACCGCTCGCCGGTGGAACTGATCGCGATCGGCATCGGTCATGACGTCACCCGCTATTATCGCGATGCGGTGACGATCATGGACGCCGAGCAGCTTGGCGGCACCATGGTGGAACGGCTGGCCGAACTCTTCGATGAAGATGGCGCTCCACAGCGGGCGGCGTACCGGGCATAA
- a CDS encoding glycine zipper 2TM domain-containing protein: MLKKIFSGIAIAAMMATTAAPTAALAHDRGKHHWHKKHDRGHYRDRGYDRDRGYYRDAGYYRGDRRYSGYRCKRDNGTGGLVIGAIAGGLLGNEIARDKTAGTIIGGGVGALAGRAIDKSDSRC; the protein is encoded by the coding sequence ATGCTGAAGAAGATTTTTTCAGGGATTGCGATCGCGGCGATGATGGCGACGACAGCGGCGCCGACCGCGGCCCTCGCCCACGACAGGGGCAAGCATCACTGGCACAAGAAGCATGATCGCGGGCATTATCGGGATCGCGGCTATGACCGCGACCGCGGATATTATCGCGATGCAGGATATTATCGCGGCGACCGGCGCTATTCCGGCTATCGCTGCAAGCGCGACAACGGCACGGGCGGGCTTGTGATCGGCGCGATCGCCGGTGGCCTGCTGGGCAATGAGATCGCCCGCGACAAGACGGCGGGCACCATTATCGGCGGCGGCGTGGGCGCACTTGCCGGACGCGCGATCGACAAGAGCGACAGCCGCTGCTGA
- a CDS encoding esterase-like activity of phytase family protein: protein MMKRLACLLPALLLPALAAACAPVPPPEAGPASLQVTATAIPLSTDDPARTRVGALEYRGGVHLDSRDPRFGGLSGLRWDRARLLAVSDAGDWFSFNVRESGGRLTGVADVRITRLSGADGAPLSGKKAGDAEALELVRPCADGNCQPTGALVAFEQDHRLWAYDFAGGLPLGRPRPAALPPAWLSRLPGNGGMEALASGEGVTLVISESLRTSTGAAVALVRLGGGDWQEAAVSVAEGFSPTDAAHLGGREFLMLSRHYSLMHGIAARLDRLSVEVGDDGRPRIAAVPLAVFAPPLSIDNMEGLAVRRESGRQFVYLLSDDNFSGLQRTLLMKFEMVRK from the coding sequence ATGATGAAGCGCCTCGCCTGCCTGCTCCCTGCGCTCCTCCTCCCCGCGCTTGCCGCCGCATGCGCGCCCGTGCCCCCACCTGAGGCGGGTCCAGCCAGTCTTCAGGTCACCGCGACCGCGATCCCGCTGTCGACCGACGATCCGGCGCGGACGCGGGTCGGAGCGCTCGAATATCGCGGCGGGGTGCATCTGGACTCGCGCGATCCGCGCTTCGGCGGACTGTCGGGCCTGCGCTGGGATCGCGCGCGGCTTCTCGCCGTCAGCGACGCGGGCGACTGGTTCAGCTTCAATGTCCGGGAATCGGGAGGTCGACTCACCGGCGTCGCCGATGTCCGGATCACGCGCCTTTCAGGGGCGGACGGCGCGCCGCTATCCGGCAAGAAGGCGGGCGACGCCGAGGCGCTTGAGCTTGTTCGTCCCTGCGCTGACGGCAATTGCCAGCCCACCGGCGCGCTTGTCGCGTTCGAGCAGGACCATCGTCTCTGGGCCTATGATTTTGCCGGGGGGCTGCCTTTAGGTCGGCCGCGTCCGGCTGCGCTTCCGCCCGCCTGGCTGTCACGCCTGCCTGGCAATGGCGGGATGGAGGCCCTGGCCTCGGGGGAGGGCGTCACGCTGGTCATTTCCGAATCGCTGCGAACAAGCACGGGCGCCGCAGTCGCGCTTGTCCGGCTGGGCGGGGGAGACTGGCAGGAGGCCGCGGTTTCGGTCGCTGAGGGGTTCAGCCCGACCGACGCCGCTCACCTTGGCGGCCGGGAGTTCCTTATGCTGTCGCGCCATTATTCGCTGATGCACGGCATCGCCGCGCGGCTGGACCGGCTCAGCGTGGAGGTGGGCGACGACGGCAGGCCCCGAATCGCAGCCGTGCCGCTGGCCGTGTTCGCGCCGCCGCTCAGCATCGACAATATGGAAGGACTGGCCGTCCGCCGCGAATCCGGTCGACAGTTCGTCTATCTGCTGTCGGACGACAATTTCAGCGGGCTTCAGCGCACCCTGCTGATGAAGTTCGAAATGGTCCGAAAATGA
- the rpmB gene encoding 50S ribosomal protein L28, which translates to MSRICELTGKGRQVGHNVSHANNKTKRTFLPNLQNVTLMSDSLGRSVRLRVSTNGLRSVEHVGGLDNWLLKTSEAKLSLRARRLKRELAKKAQPAA; encoded by the coding sequence ATGTCGCGGATCTGCGAATTGACCGGCAAGGGCCGTCAGGTGGGCCACAATGTGTCCCACGCGAACAACAAGACCAAGCGGACCTTTCTGCCCAATCTGCAGAATGTGACGCTGATGTCGGACAGCCTCGGCCGTTCGGTGCGGCTGCGCGTTTCGACCAACGGGCTGCGCTCGGTCGAACATGTCGGCGGCCTCGACAACTGGCTGCTGAAGACCTCCGAAGCCAAGCTGTCGCTGCGCGCGCGCCGTCTGAAACGCGAACTCGCCAAAAAGGCGCAGCCCGCCGCCTGA
- a CDS encoding YciI family protein, with amino-acid sequence MPLFVIQCTDRPGSLQLRLDTRPAHLDYMNGLGDRLVVGGPFLGPDGQPNGSMIVADFADQAAADAFADGDPYNKVGLFSDVSARAWRKALPVD; translated from the coding sequence ATGCCATTATTCGTTATCCAGTGTACCGACCGGCCCGGATCGCTTCAACTCCGCCTGGATACGCGCCCGGCGCATCTGGATTATATGAACGGGCTTGGCGACCGGCTGGTGGTGGGGGGACCGTTTCTCGGGCCGGACGGACAGCCCAACGGCTCGATGATCGTGGCGGATTTCGCCGATCAGGCCGCCGCCGATGCTTTTGCTGACGGCGACCCTTATAATAAAGTCGGGCTTTTCAGCGATGTGTCCGCCCGGGCATGGAGAAAGGCGCTTCCCGTCGACTGA
- a CDS encoding (2Fe-2S)-binding protein — protein sequence MVVCVCNAIREKDVRAAVRSGASCPSSAYARAGHRPKCGQCFPFAREIIASEQGSTNQI from the coding sequence ATGGTCGTCTGTGTCTGCAATGCCATCCGGGAAAAGGATGTCCGCGCCGCAGTTCGTTCGGGCGCTTCGTGTCCGTCTTCGGCATATGCGCGTGCCGGCCACCGTCCCAAGTGCGGGCAATGCTTTCCCTTCGCGCGCGAGATCATTGCGTCGGAGCAGGGCTCGACCAATCAGATTTGA
- the bfr gene encoding bacterioferritin: MKGDPKVIEYLNAVLKNELTAINQYFLHYRMLEHWGVKKLAKFEYGESIDEMKHADKVSERILFLDGLPNFQLLGRLRIGESVEEVLKADLELEMEALPVLKEAIAHCESVRDFVSRDLFAHILESEEDHVDQLETQLDMIKLMGIENYIQLQSESTED; the protein is encoded by the coding sequence ATGAAGGGCGACCCCAAGGTCATCGAATATCTGAACGCCGTCCTCAAGAACGAGCTGACGGCGATCAACCAGTATTTTCTCCATTACCGAATGCTCGAGCATTGGGGCGTCAAGAAGCTCGCCAAGTTCGAATATGGCGAATCGATCGACGAGATGAAGCACGCCGACAAGGTGTCGGAGCGTATCCTGTTCCTTGACGGCCTCCCCAATTTCCAGCTCCTCGGCCGCCTTCGCATCGGCGAATCGGTCGAAGAGGTGCTGAAAGCCGACCTTGAGCTGGAGATGGAGGCGCTTCCCGTGCTGAAGGAGGCGATCGCCCATTGCGAAAGCGTGCGCGATTTCGTCAGCCGCGATCTCTTCGCCCATATCCTCGAAAGCGAGGAAGACCATGTCGACCAGCTTGAGACCCAGCTCGACATGATCAAGCTGATGGGCATTGAGAACTATATCCAGCTCCAGTCGGAATCGACGGAAGACTAG
- the typA gene encoding translational GTPase TypA: MSLRNIAIIAHVDHGKTTLVDQLFRQSGTFRDNQRVAERAMDSNDLEKERGITILAKCTSIEWHGTRINIVDTPGHADFGGEVERILSMVDGVILLVDSSEGAMPQTKFVTGKALALGLRPIVVVNKVDRPDQRIQEVLDEVFDLFVSLDASDDQLDFPVLYASGRNGYAGLDADARSGDLTPMFETIVNHVPEPVADRDGPFKFLVTLLDRDNFVGRILTGRIASGTLKMNMPIQALDSDGKVVEAGRATKILAFRGLERVPVEEAHAGDIISIAGLTDATVANTIADPAVTEPLAAQPIDPPTLSMRFAVNDSPFAGREGSKVTSRMIRDRLFREAESNVAIRVTESDDKDSFEVAGRGELQLGVLIETMRREGFELSISRPKVILREGEGGGREEPYETVVIDVDEEHSGTVVEKMAMRKAELTDMRPSGGGKTRITFSAPSRGLIGYHGEFLSDTRGTGIMNRLFEKYGPYKGQIAGRPNGVLISNSTGEAVGYALGYLEERGILMVSPGEPVYEGMVIGENAKSDDLEVNPLKSKQLTNFRASGKDDALRLTPPKRLTLEQAIAYIDDDELVEVTPKSIRLRKLHLDPHERKRASRRAAA; encoded by the coding sequence ATGTCCCTTCGCAACATCGCCATCATCGCGCACGTCGATCATGGCAAGACCACGCTGGTGGACCAGCTTTTCCGCCAGTCCGGCACCTTCCGCGACAACCAGCGGGTCGCCGAGCGCGCGATGGATTCCAACGATCTCGAAAAAGAGCGCGGCATCACCATCCTTGCCAAATGCACCAGCATCGAATGGCACGGCACCCGCATCAACATCGTCGACACGCCCGGACACGCCGATTTCGGCGGCGAGGTGGAACGCATCCTGTCGATGGTCGACGGCGTCATCCTGCTCGTCGATTCGTCCGAAGGCGCGATGCCGCAGACGAAGTTCGTGACCGGCAAGGCGCTGGCGCTGGGTCTTCGTCCCATCGTCGTCGTCAACAAGGTGGACCGTCCCGACCAACGCATCCAGGAAGTGCTCGACGAAGTGTTCGATCTGTTCGTCAGCCTCGACGCCAGCGACGACCAGCTCGATTTCCCGGTGCTCTATGCCTCCGGCCGCAACGGCTATGCCGGCCTCGACGCGGACGCCCGTTCGGGCGATCTGACGCCGATGTTTGAAACCATCGTCAATCATGTGCCGGAGCCGGTCGCCGACCGTGACGGCCCGTTCAAGTTCCTCGTGACGCTGCTGGACCGCGACAATTTCGTCGGCCGTATCCTCACCGGCCGCATCGCCAGCGGCACGCTGAAGATGAACATGCCGATCCAGGCGCTCGATTCCGACGGCAAGGTGGTCGAAGCGGGTCGTGCGACCAAGATTCTCGCCTTTCGGGGCCTTGAGCGCGTGCCGGTGGAGGAAGCTCATGCAGGCGACATCATCTCGATCGCCGGGCTCACCGATGCGACGGTCGCCAATACTATCGCCGACCCGGCCGTGACCGAGCCGCTGGCAGCCCAGCCGATCGATCCGCCGACGCTGTCGATGCGCTTTGCCGTCAACGATTCTCCTTTCGCCGGCCGCGAAGGCAGCAAGGTGACGAGCCGCATGATCCGTGACCGGCTGTTCCGCGAAGCGGAATCGAACGTCGCCATCCGCGTCACGGAAAGCGACGACAAGGACAGCTTCGAAGTCGCGGGACGCGGCGAATTGCAGCTTGGCGTGCTCATCGAGACGATGCGCCGCGAGGGTTTCGAGCTGTCGATCAGCCGCCCCAAGGTGATCCTGCGCGAAGGCGAAGGCGGCGGTCGCGAAGAACCTTATGAAACCGTCGTCATCGACGTGGATGAGGAGCATTCCGGCACCGTCGTCGAAAAGATGGCGATGCGGAAGGCGGAACTCACCGACATGCGGCCATCGGGCGGCGGCAAGACGCGGATCACCTTCTCTGCGCCGTCGCGCGGGCTGATCGGCTATCACGGCGAATTCCTGTCCGACACGCGCGGCACGGGCATCATGAACCGCCTGTTCGAGAAGTACGGCCCCTACAAGGGCCAGATCGCGGGCCGTCCGAACGGCGTGCTGATCTCCAACTCGACAGGGGAGGCCGTGGGCTATGCGCTCGGCTATCTGGAGGAGCGCGGCATCCTGATGGTGTCGCCAGGCGAGCCTGTCTACGAAGGCATGGTGATCGGTGAGAACGCCAAGTCCGACGATCTCGAGGTCAATCCGCTCAAGTCCAAGCAGCTCACCAACTTCCGCGCCAGCGGCAAGGACGATGCGCTGCGCCTCACCCCACCCAAGCGGCTGACGCTTGAGCAGGCGATCGCCTATATCGACGACGACGAACTGGTGGAGGTGACGCCCAAGTCCATCCGCCTGCGCAAGCTTCACCTCGATCCGCACGAGCGCAAGCGCGCCTCGCGCAGAGCCGCCGCCTAA
- a CDS encoding cysteine hydrolase family protein has translation MGKGKDRPADPSAGSGAALLIIDMISNMDFRHADEIAAPAEAAARRIKALRAAATRAGLPVIYVNDNFGHWGMEWPRLVEMCEASGETAATLVRLLRPRKADLFIIKPMHSGFYATNLQALLPRLGVSRLILTGMATELCVLFTAADAHMRDYSLWTPADCVASSTADGGEFALRLLRRHMGVEVRPTAERGLEDWLESSASS, from the coding sequence ATGGGAAAGGGAAAGGACCGTCCGGCTGATCCAAGCGCGGGTTCGGGAGCCGCGTTGCTGATCATCGACATGATCAGCAACATGGATTTCCGCCACGCCGACGAGATCGCCGCGCCTGCCGAAGCGGCCGCGCGGCGGATCAAGGCCTTGCGCGCCGCCGCGACCCGGGCCGGGCTTCCGGTCATCTATGTCAACGACAATTTCGGTCACTGGGGCATGGAGTGGCCGCGCCTGGTGGAGATGTGCGAAGCCTCAGGCGAGACCGCCGCGACGCTCGTCCGCCTGCTCCGCCCGCGCAAGGCGGACCTTTTCATCATCAAGCCGATGCATTCGGGCTTCTACGCCACCAATCTCCAGGCGCTGCTGCCCAGGCTTGGCGTCAGCCGCCTGATCCTCACCGGCATGGCGACCGAATTGTGCGTGCTGTTCACCGCGGCCGATGCGCACATGCGCGATTACAGCCTCTGGACGCCCGCCGATTGCGTTGCGTCCTCCACGGCGGATGGGGGCGAATTCGCGCTTCGGCTGCTGCGGCGGCACATGGGGGTGGAGGTCCGGCCCACCGCCGAACGTGGCCTTGAGGACTGGCTGGAGTCGTCCGCTTCCTCGTGA
- a CDS encoding nucleoside deaminase, with amino-acid sequence MTSAFPPSRAMALALAEAKAAAARGEVPVGAVILSPDGVVLAQAGNRTLGDLDPTAHAEVVAIRAACERLGSERLAGCDLYVTLEPCPMCATAISFARVRRLYYAAPDAKGGGVEHGPRIYAQPTCHHRPDVYSGIAESESAALLRDFFRDRR; translated from the coding sequence GTGACTTCCGCTTTTCCGCCCTCCCGCGCCATGGCGCTTGCGCTTGCCGAGGCGAAGGCGGCGGCCGCGCGCGGCGAGGTGCCGGTGGGCGCGGTCATCCTTTCGCCCGACGGGGTTGTCCTGGCGCAGGCAGGCAACCGCACGCTTGGCGATCTGGACCCGACTGCCCATGCCGAAGTCGTCGCGATCCGTGCGGCGTGTGAAAGGCTGGGGAGCGAGCGGCTTGCGGGCTGCGATCTTTATGTGACCCTTGAGCCCTGTCCGATGTGCGCGACGGCCATCTCCTTCGCGCGCGTCCGCCGCCTCTATTATGCCGCGCCGGACGCCAAGGGCGGGGGAGTGGAGCATGGCCCGCGCATCTATGCCCAGCCCACCTGCCATCACCGGCCGGACGTCTATTCGGGCATCGCCGAATCGGAATCGGCCGCACTCCTTCGCGATTTCTTCCGCGATCGACGCTGA